Proteins from one Hallerella porci genomic window:
- a CDS encoding HNH endonuclease has protein sequence MIRVRKSSVAPAELAQKGYGADSVQAAILADQDDKCYLCERKRSTDFQVEHLQSRDNCPEKENCWENLFVACGYCNQKKSNSFDDICNPSRTDVECEMSQKVDFSVNRVLFKVQKTNGSLNRTAALLSRMYNGTRPGLRTTREERFYKEFIQQMNVFQQAVLRYMEQGDNETEIKQMLDIKAENLGFKYSVLAETPALMLKFADCVRWNRA, from the coding sequence ATGATTCGCGTACGCAAGTCTTCTGTTGCTCCGGCTGAATTAGCTCAAAAGGGGTATGGGGCGGATTCTGTGCAGGCCGCAATTCTCGCCGACCAAGATGACAAGTGTTATCTCTGTGAACGCAAGCGTTCTACCGATTTTCAGGTGGAGCATTTGCAAAGTCGAGATAATTGTCCCGAAAAAGAAAATTGCTGGGAGAATCTTTTTGTTGCATGTGGGTATTGCAATCAAAAGAAATCGAATAGCTTTGATGATATTTGCAATCCTTCCAGGACTGATGTTGAATGTGAAATGTCGCAAAAAGTCGATTTCTCTGTAAACAGGGTGCTGTTCAAGGTGCAGAAAACGAATGGATCATTGAATCGGACAGCGGCGCTACTCTCTCGCATGTATAACGGGACTCGCCCCGGATTGCGCACTACGCGTGAAGAAAGGTTTTACAAAGAATTCATCCAACAGATGAATGTGTTTCAGCAAGCAGTTCTTCGCTACATGGAGCAAGGCGACAACGAAACAGAAATCAAGCAGATGCTCGATATAAAAGCAGAAAATCTTGGCTTTAAGTATTCCGTTCTTGCAGAAACGCCTGCTTTGATGTTGAAGTTCGCAGACTGT